A genome region from Rattus norvegicus strain BN/NHsdMcwi chromosome 17, GRCr8, whole genome shotgun sequence includes the following:
- the Spata31 gene encoding spermatogenesis-associated protein 31 — MENLPSLLESIYTTWLSLSSTIWAMDMILAFVCGLGLYLLLLPFLESHLSSSPSDINFTRKPQIQMTWQSQYMKKFRNHCRNDAKAWEECLKKLKEKEKDELFLEEMSPGHHLNSLGNMFNSASAKQDSTTLSPFWNLKEKSEEQMATQKLSYPKISGDHLQEKYDQLYWGLPSLHSESLVAAAWIPQTTSTLPSPFFLFNVISSVYPIHLQDKMSPVLPHTHPLSYLDLQPPPLILSPLEFQSPALNQVHFQSPLPVLLPSSLPYSRDSGACYSQSQSKPHCPTTEIQYRERPLVTKQLESRLTLPLMVQKDAYSILASNPSHDWAVPIFPDNFPISCELRDKLEQHIQKWFIQHQWYFPPEIQESEEVMGLQNSVTGNYQIRDQPCTSQAHMSTGEHNKQGQKVKFQLENESCKNLGPILGKGPKDPVKGLEKNVVKVQGANILEPERNLVKHFKSDSRNDSSNYIDEDLENNWKANFGTKSGQINQGLTPLSMRQSWLAMNDSFCDTDIHMETRNLTAIKSSEKFMCSREKLAFLNPETRQTLEEHVVRFWVKHRWGLPLKMLKPINLFKLKSTESLPLTLCTQPSSTNSVHRTNSAVEVVRFLGKPCLRQIIIKDSSPPPGNLLLVSSPSCKRAAIRRPPSGVDHEPSVALPNKPQSAYLAETLAYNFMETPTQSGGVLKDEMETEEVLLLPRMTCAPNLRAHNPQAKVVSEYPYNVETELTGQPQIYTTSVLLPKHSRSMPLPVDTLTSNALGDIVMVDGGNGLVQQRPSTPKHQVSQKGQIKMLVPTYQGEDTKRQSERKYEDMSKFSPVTERKNNFENQYYQTLPKTTQVLPESLFQRLLSRFLPRVHPKKTIKGQECHPQKDNPTAATAQNQRRQVRKQPYMDDNVTEAQKLMTTVGQMLEKKMMQHQHHASKVNQPRVVPPGPTSWFSHGHMPVSCLKRRRPPSYPANSLCQRRYIQGRHNRGQLPQKSVQFSQKPQILRNPRHMYPKSALNVVNSSQNRTTVPRTPNQHLCCPRHCAFQRNVCRELGHPSVAFPNRKT; from the exons ATGGagaatcttccctctcttctggaAAGCATTTACACCACATGGCTGAGCCTCAGCTCCACTATATGGGCAATGGACATGATCCTTGCCTTTGTGTGTGGACTGGGGCTCTACCTCCTGTTACTTCCTTTTCTTGAGAGTCATCTGTCTTCATCTCCATCAGACATAAATTTCACcaggaag CCTCAGATACAGATGACCTGGCAGAGCCAGTACATGAAAAAGTTTAGGAATCATTGTAGGAACGATGCAAAAG CTTGGGAAGAATGCCTgaaaaagctgaaagaaaaagaaaaggatgaaTTATTTCTAGAAGAAATGAGCCCAGGACACCATTTGAACTCTTTAGGGAATATGTTTAACTCAGCAAGTGCTAAACAAGACAGCACTACCTTGTCACCCttctggaacctgaaagaaaaatcagaagagcAGATGGCCACTCAGAAACTATCATATCCCAAGATCTCAGGGGACCATTTACAAGAGAAATATGACCAGCTTTACTGGGGTCTCCCTTCTCTCCACAGTGAATCTCTAGTAGCTGCTGCCTGGATCCCTCAGACAACGTcaactctcccttctccctttttcttattCAATGTCATCTCAAGTGTTTATCCAATTCACCTGCAGGATAAAATGTCTCCAGTGCTTCCCCACACACATCCTCTGTCCTATCTGGACCTCCAACCTCCACCCTTAATTCTGTCTCCACTTGAATTTCAGTCCCCAGCTTTGAATCAAGTCCATTTTCAATCCCCTCTCCCAGTCCTACTACCCTCTTCTCTACCCTATAGTAGGGATTCTGGAGCATGTTATTCTCAATCACAAAGTAAGCCACACTGCCCCACAACTGAAATACAATACAGAGAAAGGCCCTTAGTTACAAAACAACTAGAAAGTAGATTGACTTTACCCTTGATGGTCCAGAAAGATGCTTATAGCATCTTGGCCTCCAACCCTTCCCATGACTGGGCAGTCCCTATCTTTCCTGATAATTTCCCCATAAGCTGTGAGCTCCGGGATAAACTGGAGCAACACATTCAAAAGTGGTTCATTCAACACCAATGGTATTTTCCCCCTGAGATCCAAGAGTCTGAGGAAGTGATGGGGCTTCAGAATTCAGTAACAGGAAATTATCAAATCAGAGACCAACCTTGCACCTCACAAGCCCATATGTCTACTGGTGAACACAACAAGCAGGGCCAGAAGGTGAAATTTCAGCTAGAAAATGAATCTTGCAAAAATCTTGGACCTATTCTAGGAAAAGGCCCAAAAGATCCAGTAAAGGGCTTGGAAAAAAATGTAGTAAAGGTTCAGGGGGCAAACATTTTGGAGCCAGAAAGAAATTTAGTTAAGCACTTCAAGAGTGATTCCAGAAATGACTCATCAAATTACATAGACGAAGATCTAGAAAACAACTGGAAAGCTAATTTTGGTACAAAGTCAGGGCAGATAAATCAAGGTCTGACCCCTCTGAGTATGCGACAATCCTGGCTTGCTATGAACGATAGCTTTTGTGACACTGACATCCATATGGAAACCAGAAATTTAACAGCCATAAAGAGTTCAGAAAAGTTCATGTGCTCTCGAGAGAAGCTTGCCTTTCTCAACCCAGAAACTCGACAGACCCTGGAGGAACATGTTGTAAGGTTTTGGGTGAAGCACAGATGGGGTCTACCCCTTAAAATGCTCAAGCCCATAAACCTTTTCAAGTTAAAAAGTACTGAGTCCTTGCCTCTTACACTCTGTACCCAACCTTCCTCAACCAATTCTGTACATAGGACCAATTCAGCAGTTGAGGTAGTCAGATTCCTAGGAAAACCATGCTTGAGACAGATAATAATTAAGGATTCTTCACCACCACCGGGGAATCTTCTCCTTGTCTCATCTCCTTCCTGTAAGAGGGCGGCAATTAGACGGCCTCCCTCTGGTGTTGACCATGAGCCTTCTGTAGCCCTACCAAACAAACCACAGAGTGCGTATCTTGCAGAAACTCTCGCTTATAATTTTATGGAAACGCCCACTCAGAGTGGGGGTGTCTTAAAGGACGAGATGGAGACCGAAGAAGTCCTTTTACTGCCTAGAATGACTTGTGCCCCAAATCTAAGGGCACACAACCCTCAGGCAAAAGTTGTTAGTGAGTATCCATATAATGTGGAGACAGAATTAACAGGCCAGCCACAAATTTATACCACTTCTGTGCTCCTTCCAAAGCATTCCAGGAGCATGCCTCTTCCTGTAGACACTTTGACTTCAAATGCATTAGGTGACATTGTGATGGTAGACGGGGGCAATGGCCTGGTGCAGCAGAGACCCAGTACTCCAAAGCATCAAGTCTCACAGAAGGGCCAAATCAAGATGTTGGTCCCTACTTATCAAGGAGAGGACACTAAGAGACAGAGTGAAAGAAAGTATGAAGACATGTCCAAGTTCAGCCCAGTCACGGAGAGAAAAAACAACTTTGAAAACCAATACTATCAGACCCTTCCAAAAACCACACAGGTTCTTCCAGAAAGCCTCTTCCAAAGACTTTTAAGCCGATTTCTACCGCGGGTTCACCCCAAGAAAACAATCAAAGGGCAGGAATGTCATCCCCAAAAAGATAATCCTACAGCAGCCACTGCCCAGAACCAACGAAGGCAAGTGAGAAAGCAACCATATATGGATGACAATGTTACTGAGGCCCAGAAACTTATGACAACTGTTGGACAGatgttagaaaagaaaatgatgcaaCATCAACACCATGCTTCAAAGGTCAACCAGCCTAGGGTAGTTCCTCCAGGCCCTACTTCTTGGTTTTCCCATGGCCACATGCCAGTCTCCTGCTTAAAGCGAAGAAGACCACCCAGTTACCCAGCCAATTCCTTATGTCAGAGGCGTTATATACAGGGCAGGCACAACAGAGGCCAACTGCCTCAGAAAAGTGTACAATTTAGCCAGAAACCACAGATCCTACGGAACCCCCGTCACATGTACCCCAAGTCAGCTTTGAACGTAGTGAATTCTTCCCAGAatagaacaacagtgccaagaaCCCCAAATCAACATCTTTGTTGTCCTAGGCACTGTGCCTTCCAGAGAAATGTCTGTAGAGAACTAGGACATCCCTCCGTAGCTTTTCCTAATAGGAAAAcataa